In Pyrus communis chromosome 1, drPyrComm1.1, whole genome shotgun sequence, the following are encoded in one genomic region:
- the LOC137718442 gene encoding glyoxylase I 4-like, protein MKESMGNPLHLKSLNHISIACRSVEKSLDFYQNDLGFFPIRRPGSLDFTGAWLFNYGIGIHLLQSEDTDKMPKISQINPKDNHISFQCESMALVETKLKEMRIEYVKRRVKEGGINVDQLFFHDPDGTMIEICNCDNVPVIPLESQPISDPAARISCSAHKNKCHTRSSDK, encoded by the exons ATGAAAGAGAGCATGGGAAATCCGCTGCATTTGAAGTCCTTGAATCACATCTCGATAGCTTGCAGATCAGTTGAGAAATCCCTTGATTTCTACCAGAATGATCTAGGGTTCTTCCCAATCAGGAGGCCTGGCTCGTTAGATTTCACTGGTGCATG GCTATTCAATTATGGCATTGGCATCCATCTTCTCCAATCTGAAGACACTGATAAAATGCCCAAGATTAGCCAGATTAATCCCAAGGATAACCACATTTCTTTCCAG TGTGAGAGCATGGCCTTAGTGGAGACAAAGTTGAAGGAGATGCGGATCGAGTACGTGAAGCGCAGGGTGAAGGAGGGTGGGATCAACGTTGATCAGCTTTTCTTCCATGACCCAGATGGCACAATGATTGAGATCTGTAACTGTGACAACGTTCCCGTTATACCCCTAGAAAGCCAACCTATATCAGATCCTGCAGCACGTATCAGCTGCAGTGCTCATAAGAACAAGTGCCACACCAGATCATCAGACAAGTAG